The following proteins come from a genomic window of Thermodesulforhabdus norvegica:
- the secG gene encoding preprotein translocase subunit SecG codes for MHALFVVFHIIICIMLIAIVLLQTGRGAEIGAAFGGASRTLFGASGATTVMGKITAVVAILFMINCLVLTYYSGRPISKSIMDKPVAEESLPKVPEAKPVPVPVTKTEEPSSGVPASTTDQATTESADENGQKVR; via the coding sequence ATGCATGCATTGTTCGTGGTCTTTCACATCATTATCTGCATTATGTTAATTGCTATAGTGCTTTTGCAAACAGGCCGGGGAGCAGAAATCGGTGCGGCTTTCGGTGGTGCATCGCGAACACTTTTCGGTGCCAGTGGTGCCACAACGGTAATGGGGAAAATCACGGCCGTCGTGGCCATACTCTTCATGATTAACTGTCTGGTTCTGACCTATTATTCGGGAAGGCCCATATCCAAATCAATAATGGACAAACCCGTTGCCGAAGAGTCACTGCCGAAGGTGCCCGAGGCCAAACCCGTTCCCGTTCCGGTCACGAAGACCGAAGAACCTTCTTCCGGTGTGCCTGCTTCAACGACCGATCAGGCTACGACGGAAAGTGCTGATGAGAACGGTCAAAAGGTCAGGTAG